The Candidatus Binatia bacterium DNA segment ACGGACGTCGAATTCCACGGACATCCAGCCTCCTCGGCGCGTTGACGGCGGCGCGCACGCCCGGCCCCGCGCAGCGGCTCTACTTCGAGCCCACGACCGAGCAACGATACACCTTGTCGGTCACCCCGATCTGATAAGTTCCCTTTCGACGCACGCCCCCAGACCCATGGCCCATGAGGAAGCCTTGACCTTCGAGCTGCAGCCCACGCTGTCCGGGGAACTGCTGGAGCTTCGTCCTCTCCGTCCGGAGGACTTCGACGCGCTCTACGCGGTCGCCTCCGACCCGCTCATCTGGGAGCAGCACCCCGAACCGGACCGCTATCGCGAGGAGCGCTTCCGGGTCTATTTCGACGGCGCCCTGAAGTCCGGCGGAGCGCTGATCGCGGTCGATCGCAAGAGCGGTGCGGTCATCGGGGCATCCCGCTATCACGCCTACGATCCGGCCGCCAGCGAGATCGAGATCGGCTATACGTTCCTCGGGCGCCCCTTCTGGGGCGGCCGCTACAACGGCGAGATGAAGCGGCTGATGCTGAACCATGCCTTCCGCTTCGTCGATCGCGTCGTCTTCCTCATCGGCGAGGACAACTGGCGGTCGCGGAGGGCGGTCGAGAAGATCGGCGGCGTCTACGCGGGGACCCGGATCGACGGGAAGCGTCAGGAGCGGGTGGTCTACGCGATCACCGCGGAGGCCTGGCGCGGGCGCGTCGCCGAGGATCCTCCGCGCCCGCCGGCATGAAGATCCTCGAGGCGATCGGCAACACCTCCATCGTTCGCCTGCAGCGCGTCGTGCCTCCGGGCGCCGCGGACGTGTTCGTCAAGCTCGAGTGGGAGAACCCGACCGGCAGCATGAAGGACCGGATGGCGCGCGCCGTCATCGAGGGCGCCGAGCGGAAGGGCCGGCTCCATCCCGGCGATACGGTGGTCGAGTACACGGGTGGCAGCACCGGGGCTTCGCTGGCCCTGGTCTGCGCGGCGAAGGGCTATCGCATCCACATCGTGAGCTCCGACGCCTTCGCGCGGGAAAAGCGCGATCAGATGGCGGCGTACGGGGCCGACCTCACGCTGGTTCCGAGCGAGGGCGGGCTCACGACGAAGAAGCTCATCCTGGACATGGTCGAGACGGCGCGGCGCCTGGCCGAGCGGCCGAACAGCCATGCGACCGACCAGCTGCAGAACGAGGACAGCCTCACCGGCTACCACGCCCTCGGCGAGGAGATCTGGCTGCAGACGAACGGCCGGATCGATGCGTTCGTCCACGCGGTCGGGACGGCGGCGTCCCTGCGCGGCGTCGCGACCATCCTGAAGCGGCACAACGCCGCGGTGCGGATCGTGGCGGTCGAGCCCGCGGAGTCGGCGGTTCTCGGCGGGGGCCCGCCGGGCGCGCACAAGATCGAGGGGATCGGAATCGGCTACACGCCGCCGCTCTGGGATCCTTCGCTCGTGGACGAGATCGTCCCGATCGCCACTCCGGATGCCAAGGAGATGACGCGGCGTCTCGCCCGCGAGGAGGCGCTCTTCGCGGGGACCTCCTCCGGAGCGAACGTGCTCGCGGCGATTCAGGTCGCCGGGAGGCTGGGCCCCGGGCGGAGGGTCGTGACGCTGGCGGTCGACTCGGGCTTGAAGTACCTGAACACGGACGTGTACCGGACGGGCTGAGCCGCCTCTCAGCGCAGGCGGTACTTCTGCGGTCTCGTCGCCGTCCGCTGCACGAGCTTCCGCGACTCGAGATCCAGCTTCACGGTCTCGCCGTACCAATGGACGTTCCCGTCGAAGTTGCGCTTCAGCTTGCCCTCGAGCGCCCGCATCAATTCCGCATGCGTGAGCTCGCGGCCCTGGAGCGCCGAGAGCATCGCCGCCTTGACCGCGTCGTACTTCTCCTTCGCGATGTTCTTGCCGC contains these protein-coding regions:
- a CDS encoding GNAT family N-acetyltransferase; this translates as MTFELQPTLSGELLELRPLRPEDFDALYAVASDPLIWEQHPEPDRYREERFRVYFDGALKSGGALIAVDRKSGAVIGASRYHAYDPAASEIEIGYTFLGRPFWGGRYNGEMKRLMLNHAFRFVDRVVFLIGEDNWRSRRAVEKIGGVYAGTRIDGKRQERVVYAITAEAWRGRVAEDPPRPPA
- a CDS encoding cysteine synthase family protein, with translation MKILEAIGNTSIVRLQRVVPPGAADVFVKLEWENPTGSMKDRMARAVIEGAERKGRLHPGDTVVEYTGGSTGASLALVCAAKGYRIHIVSSDAFAREKRDQMAAYGADLTLVPSEGGLTTKKLILDMVETARRLAERPNSHATDQLQNEDSLTGYHALGEEIWLQTNGRIDAFVHAVGTAASLRGVATILKRHNAAVRIVAVEPAESAVLGGGPPGAHKIEGIGIGYTPPLWDPSLVDEIVPIATPDAKEMTRRLAREEALFAGTSSGANVLAAIQVAGRLGPGRRVVTLAVDSGLKYLNTDVYRTG